A portion of the Labilithrix sp. genome contains these proteins:
- a CDS encoding peptidylprolyl isomerase has product MRALASSLAFVVACGGAPNPAAAPPPTPPGPVVTAPASRAPLFVEVVAIRIPWVAKTMPLELETWKDAPAQSFRHILIKGKGDPAAKKKAQALLDRIKKGEDFDKLARESSEDPREHADEKVRDFAEPVRDAYAKLKVGEVAPALVPSDDGFHVIKKSKPSEELVARAYRDAMAPVLAKRLARELAARLKDGAPARAAIADAVVAVLGETASADEKRPKPIVVEREHLARSRLPADVKAGLTRFADGAKPGDVLAQPIAVEQGPSEEPTVFVARAATQ; this is encoded by the coding sequence GTGAGGGCGCTCGCGTCTTCGCTCGCGTTCGTCGTCGCTTGCGGAGGGGCGCCGAATCCGGCGGCGGCGCCGCCGCCGACCCCGCCGGGCCCCGTCGTCACCGCCCCCGCCTCGCGCGCGCCGCTCTTCGTCGAGGTCGTCGCGATCCGGATCCCGTGGGTCGCGAAGACGATGCCGCTCGAGCTCGAGACCTGGAAGGACGCGCCGGCGCAGTCGTTCCGCCACATCCTGATCAAGGGCAAGGGCGACCCGGCGGCGAAGAAGAAGGCGCAAGCCTTGCTCGACCGGATCAAGAAGGGCGAGGACTTCGACAAGCTCGCGCGCGAGTCGAGCGAAGACCCCCGCGAGCACGCGGACGAGAAGGTGCGAGACTTCGCCGAGCCGGTCCGCGACGCCTACGCGAAGCTGAAGGTGGGCGAGGTCGCGCCGGCGCTCGTCCCTAGCGACGACGGGTTCCACGTCATCAAGAAGTCGAAGCCGTCGGAGGAGCTCGTCGCGCGGGCCTACCGGGACGCGATGGCGCCCGTCCTCGCGAAGCGGCTCGCGCGCGAGCTCGCGGCGCGGTTGAAGGACGGCGCGCCGGCGCGGGCCGCGATCGCGGACGCCGTCGTCGCGGTCCTCGGCGAGACCGCGAGCGCGGACGAGAAGCGGCCGAAGCCGATCGTCGTCGAGCGCGAGCACCTCGCGCGGTCGCGGCTCCCCGCCGACGTGAAGGCGGGGCTCACGCGCTTCGCCGACGGCGCGAAGCCGGGCGACGTGCTCGCGCAGCCGATCGCGGTGGAGCAGGGCCCCTCCGAGGAGCCCACCGTCTTCGTCGCGCGCGCGGCGACGCAGTGA
- a CDS encoding insulinase family protein: protein MAGLEAARFHTLANGLPVVVAPQPALHRAHVALYVRVGSRFETAKENGLSHFLEHMLYRGTPRLPHAHDVNLAFEGLGGYLYAATQVDFGVFSVTLPAETLEPTTALFADVMTSPTFADIDVEKEIVCEEILEDLDDEGRQVDADNLSREMIYPDHPLGFTITGDEKRVRSFDREMLVAHHARHYNAANSVLVFSGNVGPDRALELAAEHFGRLPKGTRVTSAPPKHAQKAARFDVVENVSSQTELRVCFRAVPDVAPQRHVMDMMMRLLDDGMSTRLYHRVVDDKGLCYDVSAQYDGYDDDGIVDFAAGVQHARAATVAEEITGLFRELARTGPTPEELEKARRRHRWDMRSMMDSPEELAGFYAAGILFDRHESIEERIARNAAVTAKQIQDLAAMLATPDRLNVLAVGDLEEDEEERLEDVVRRYVA, encoded by the coding sequence CGTCGTCGCTCCGCAGCCCGCGCTCCATCGCGCGCACGTCGCGCTCTACGTCCGGGTCGGCTCCCGCTTCGAGACGGCGAAGGAGAACGGCCTCTCCCACTTCCTCGAGCACATGCTCTACCGCGGCACGCCGCGGCTGCCGCACGCGCACGACGTGAACCTCGCCTTCGAGGGCCTCGGCGGCTACCTCTACGCCGCGACGCAGGTCGACTTCGGCGTCTTCTCCGTCACGCTGCCGGCCGAGACGCTGGAGCCCACGACCGCGCTCTTCGCCGACGTGATGACGTCGCCGACCTTCGCGGACATCGACGTCGAGAAGGAGATCGTCTGCGAGGAGATCCTGGAGGACCTCGACGACGAGGGCCGTCAGGTCGACGCCGACAACCTGTCGCGCGAGATGATCTACCCCGATCACCCGCTCGGCTTCACGATCACCGGCGACGAGAAGCGCGTCCGCTCCTTCGACCGCGAGATGCTCGTCGCGCACCACGCGCGCCACTACAACGCGGCGAACTCCGTGCTCGTGTTCTCGGGCAACGTCGGCCCCGATCGCGCGCTCGAGCTCGCGGCGGAGCACTTCGGACGCCTGCCGAAGGGCACGCGCGTGACGAGCGCGCCGCCGAAGCACGCGCAGAAGGCGGCGCGCTTCGACGTCGTCGAGAACGTCTCGAGCCAGACCGAGCTCCGCGTCTGCTTCCGCGCCGTGCCCGACGTCGCGCCGCAGCGGCACGTGATGGACATGATGATGCGGCTCCTCGACGACGGCATGTCGACGCGGCTCTACCACCGCGTCGTCGACGACAAGGGCCTCTGCTACGACGTGAGCGCGCAGTACGACGGCTACGACGACGACGGCATCGTCGACTTCGCGGCGGGCGTGCAGCACGCGCGGGCGGCGACGGTGGCGGAGGAGATCACGGGCCTCTTCCGCGAGCTCGCGCGCACCGGCCCCACGCCGGAGGAGCTCGAGAAGGCGCGCCGCCGTCACCGCTGGGACATGCGCTCGATGATGGACTCGCCGGAGGAGCTCGCCGGCTTCTACGCCGCGGGGATCCTCTTCGATCGCCACGAGTCGATCGAGGAGCGCATCGCGCGCAACGCCGCGGTGACGGCGAAGCAGATCCAGGACCTGGCCGCGATGCTCGCGACGCCCGACCGCCTCAACGTGCTCGCGGTCGGGGACCTCGAGGAGGACGAAGAGGAGCGCCTCGAGGACGTCGTGCGCCGGTACGTCGCGTGA